One Benincasa hispida cultivar B227 chromosome 5, ASM972705v1, whole genome shotgun sequence genomic window carries:
- the LOC120077291 gene encoding uncharacterized protein LOC120077291 — protein sequence MKKNDEQQFKHFLELLKQLHINIPLIEALEQMPTYVKFLKDILTKKRRVSEKEVITLTHECNALVSNSLAKKQKDPGSFTVPCSIEGLDLTDRKIKSPEGKIEDVLVKVDNLIFPADFIILDYEADREVPIIPGRPFLATGKVLIDVHKGKLNMHVDNEELKFNMLNALKFPDSEDCQLNNIELPKEETHVCEVLALEKNLKELEPPSLSERRTKATRPSLEEPPELELKQLPRHLKYAFLGTNNTLPMIISANLTEPNEQYLL from the exons atgaagaagaatgatgaacaacaattCAAGCACTTTCTTGAGCTTCTAAAGCAGttgcatatcaacattccaCTTATAGAGGCTTTGGAGCAGATGCCGACATATGTCAAATTTTTAAAGGACATTTTGACGAAGAAGAGAAGAGTCAGTGAGAAGGAAGTAATAACGCTAACGCATGAGTGTAACGCGTTAGTAAGCAACAGTCTAGCAAAGAAGCAGAAGGACCCTGGGAGCTTCACAGTTCCTTGTTCGATAGAAGGATTGGAT CTCACTGACAGAAAAATTAAGTCCCCAGAAGGGAAGATTGAAGACGTTCTAGTGAAGGTTGACAATCTCATATTCCCAGCAGACTTTATTATCTTGGACTATGAAGCAGATAGGGAGGTACCAATTATCCCTGGACGCCCCTTCTTAGCTACTGGGAAAGTTTTAATTGACGTGCATAAAGGCAAATTAAATATGCATGTGGACAATGAAGAGTTGAAGTTTAATATGCTGAACGCATTAAAGTTCCCAGATAGTGAAGATTGTCAACTAAATAATATTGAGTTGCCTAAAGAAGAGACCCATGTATGTGAGGTCCTCGCGTTGGAGAAGAACCTAAAAGAATTAGAgccgccaagtctgagtgagcggcGAACAAAAGCAACGCGTCCATCACTTGAGGAACCACCAGAACTCGAGTTGAAACAGTTACCTAGACACCTGAAATATGCATTCCTTGGAACTAACAACACTTTACCTATGATCATTTCCGCAAATCTTACAGAGCCTAATGAGCAATATCTCTTGTAG